In one window of Paraflavitalea soli DNA:
- a CDS encoding serine hydrolase domain-containing protein: MKKLNTVLLLILSVSIGTQCQVRQAKQSTRLDEMTNQIENKTWPGVHSVLIARGDSLLYEHYFNGYNRDSLHDTRSAFKSITSLLAGIAIDKGFIKDVHQPVLSFFPEYAQTLGKDARKKAMTIKDLLEMKAGFDCEEFDGTKDCENEMATTKDWVKFSLELPMKDQPGTVWAYSSSAPMIISGIISKATGMSTMDFAKKYLFDPLGITHYRWTIDPAGHAMTAGSFYIRPLDMLKIGQLVNNKGVWKGNRIISSKWIQESTQATIPIPDFSYVGISKTTLAIPQPTFYGYYWYRENIRIKSNNKQEEVILASGNGGQYIMIIEDLDLVVVFTQGNYGARVAKQAFELLIKYILP, encoded by the coding sequence ATGAAAAAATTGAATACGGTGCTGTTATTGATCCTATCTGTCAGTATAGGTACACAGTGCCAGGTAAGGCAGGCAAAACAATCTACCAGGCTGGATGAGATGACCAATCAAATTGAGAACAAGACCTGGCCAGGTGTCCATAGCGTATTGATCGCCCGGGGCGATAGTCTGCTGTATGAACATTATTTCAATGGCTACAACAGGGATTCCCTGCACGATACCCGTTCCGCTTTTAAATCTATTACCAGCCTGTTGGCAGGCATCGCTATTGATAAGGGATTTATTAAGGATGTACACCAGCCGGTACTCTCCTTCTTTCCTGAGTATGCCCAGACCTTGGGGAAAGATGCCCGGAAAAAAGCCATGACCATCAAAGACCTGCTTGAAATGAAGGCCGGCTTTGATTGTGAAGAATTCGATGGTACCAAAGATTGTGAGAACGAGATGGCCACTACCAAAGACTGGGTAAAATTCTCGCTCGAACTACCCATGAAAGATCAACCCGGCACAGTATGGGCCTATTCATCCAGCGCGCCCATGATCATCAGCGGGATCATCAGTAAAGCTACCGGCATGTCGACCATGGATTTTGCCAAAAAGTACCTGTTCGATCCGCTCGGTATCACCCACTACCGCTGGACAATTGATCCGGCTGGTCATGCTATGACGGCAGGTTCATTTTATATACGTCCGCTCGACATGTTGAAAATAGGCCAGCTGGTCAACAACAAAGGGGTATGGAAAGGGAACAGGATCATTTCATCCAAATGGATACAGGAATCAACGCAGGCTACGATACCCATTCCAGACTTTTCCTATGTGGGGATCAGCAAAACTACGCTGGCCATCCCTCAGCCAACCTTTTATGGCTATTACTGGTACCGGGAGAACATCAGGATCAAATCAAATAACAAACAGGAAGAAGTGATTTTGGCATCAGGTAATGGCGGGCAATACATCATGATCATCGAAGACCTGGACCTGGTGGTCGTCTTTACCCAGGGCAATTATGGCGCCCGGGTAGCCAAACAGGCTTTTGAACTGTTGATCAAATATATACTACCCTAG
- a CDS encoding nuclear transport factor 2 family protein, with the protein MNNAAKTTVLAFIDALNKEDFKAAKAQVNDDLTFIGVMGTRNGAAAYFADMEKMKLKYEVKEAIAEGDTVCLQYDINMGGGNTIFAIGWYSLVQGKISTFKVVFDPRPLLEKAGR; encoded by the coding sequence ATGAACAACGCAGCAAAGACAACGGTACTGGCATTTATTGATGCCCTGAACAAGGAAGATTTCAAAGCAGCCAAAGCACAGGTAAACGATGACCTGACCTTTATCGGTGTGATGGGCACCCGCAATGGGGCGGCTGCTTATTTTGCGGATATGGAGAAAATGAAACTGAAGTACGAGGTGAAAGAGGCCATTGCAGAAGGGGATACGGTGTGCCTGCAGTACGATATCAATATGGGCGGCGGGAATACTATTTTCGCCATTGGCTGGTACAGCCTGGTGCAGGGAAAGATCAGCACGTTCAAGGTGGTATTTGATCCCCGTCCTTTGCTGGAGAAAGCAGGCAGGTAA
- a CDS encoding helix-turn-helix domain-containing protein → MAGNTDEQYPRIFLYRRLVQAKLFIDAHYAEKIDLNNIADEVYSSKFHFIRQFKSIYHKTPHQYLIAVRMEKARELLKAGRSVSDVCYAVGFESLGSFSALFKRLHRITPLEYLKQQQAIKVQIQESPLSFIPACFARKSGWL, encoded by the coding sequence ATGGCAGGCAATACGGACGAACAATACCCAAGGATATTCCTTTACCGGCGACTGGTACAGGCCAAGCTGTTCATTGATGCACACTATGCAGAAAAGATCGACCTCAACAACATAGCGGATGAAGTCTATTCTTCGAAGTTTCATTTCATCAGGCAGTTCAAAAGCATTTACCACAAGACACCGCACCAATACCTGATCGCGGTAAGAATGGAGAAAGCCAGGGAGTTGCTCAAAGCGGGCAGGTCTGTATCAGACGTGTGTTATGCGGTAGGCTTTGAAAGCCTGGGATCATTCAGCGCGCTGTTCAAACGCCTGCACCGGATAACGCCGTTGGAATACCTCAAACAGCAGCAGGCGATCAAAGTGCAAATACAGGAATCCCCTTTAAGTTTTATCCCCGCCTGTTTTGCCCGTAAGAGCGGCTGGCTGTAA
- a CDS encoding Gfo/Idh/MocA family protein, with translation MAGKKINVAIVGLGFGAEFIPIYQRHPHANMSAICQRNAAKLNEVGDAFGVEKRYTDYDELLKDPAIDAVHINTPIPDHAAQSIKALKAGKHVACTVPMATTVEECRQIVELVKATGLTYMMMETVVYAREFLFMKELYDKGELGKIQFLKASHQQDMDGWPNYWPGLPPMHYATHCVGPVLALTRGEAEYVSCFGSGAIREELQAYYNSPFAVESTHIKFRNADLSAHIYRSLFDTARQYRESFEVYGSQKSVEWPLIEGRPLVVHTAKRPEPEIPEEVQSPDYAHLLPEPIQRFTTGGVYDEDDHQHLSFTQGAGHGGSHPHLVHEFVSALVDKRSPYPNAVQSANITCVGILAHESAMQGGKQVYLPDFTFEQ, from the coding sequence ATGGCTGGAAAGAAGATCAATGTCGCTATTGTAGGACTAGGGTTTGGCGCGGAGTTCATTCCCATTTATCAACGTCATCCGCATGCAAACATGTCTGCCATCTGTCAGCGCAATGCTGCCAAACTAAACGAAGTGGGCGACGCTTTTGGCGTGGAAAAGCGGTATACGGATTATGATGAACTGCTAAAGGACCCCGCCATTGATGCGGTGCATATCAATACACCGATTCCGGACCATGCAGCCCAATCGATCAAGGCCTTAAAGGCGGGCAAGCATGTGGCCTGTACGGTACCCATGGCCACCACGGTGGAGGAGTGCCGGCAAATTGTAGAACTGGTAAAAGCCACGGGCCTCACCTATATGATGATGGAAACGGTGGTATATGCCCGTGAGTTTCTGTTTATGAAGGAACTATATGACAAAGGCGAACTGGGCAAGATCCAATTCCTGAAAGCCAGTCACCAGCAGGATATGGATGGATGGCCCAATTACTGGCCGGGATTGCCGCCCATGCATTATGCCACACATTGTGTAGGGCCTGTGCTGGCCCTCACGCGTGGAGAAGCGGAGTATGTATCCTGCTTTGGATCGGGCGCCATCCGGGAGGAATTGCAGGCTTATTACAACTCGCCTTTTGCAGTGGAGAGTACGCATATCAAATTCCGGAATGCTGACCTCAGTGCGCATATCTATCGCTCCTTGTTTGATACGGCCCGTCAATACCGGGAAAGTTTTGAAGTGTACGGTTCCCAAAAATCTGTAGAGTGGCCTTTGATCGAAGGCAGGCCGCTGGTTGTACATACGGCCAAAAGGCCGGAGCCGGAGATACCGGAAGAAGTACAATCGCCGGATTATGCACACCTGCTGCCGGAGCCTATACAGCGTTTTACAACGGGGGGCGTGTATGATGAGGATGATCACCAGCACCTCTCTTTTACGCAAGGGGCAGGGCATGGCGGATCACACCCGCACCTGGTGCATGAATTTGTAAGCGCCCTGGTGGATAAGCGATCGCCTTATCCCAATGCTGTACAGTCGGCCAATATTACCTGTGTAGGGATATTGGCGCATGAATCGGCCATGCAGGGAGGCAAGCAGGTATACCTGCCTGATTTCACCTTTGAGCAGTAA
- a CDS encoding serine hydrolase domain-containing protein, with protein MQVAPKIFRLLLFIHLCCCFLLLLNGPLYAQKGIEEKIDKIILKAMTEEEFPGMAVAVIQDNKVLFKKTYGLRARSGKEKVDEQTIFSIGSVSKAFTAVGLMQLVQEGKIALEDPVKKHLKQLPEAWGNITVQQFMTHTSGIPDVKGEKDGSSFEATVKKAGKLPMAFAAGKKQQYNNFNYAILGKLMEAVTGKSYLDYMTQSIFAPLQMNRTGVKPRASNVAMGHLEKKGQWKEVVSHFEPGDYGLPSGGLQTTLSDFIKLSQGINGNTLLRPKNTNAMWVPYSTKLSNTPGWHSRMAGAAIVVHKGGGGTGIGSVCDYKIVPSQKLYVIVMTNKAGNKLSPAAITDDILFKCFHIPPDTKGPDAGEGNEH; from the coding sequence ATGCAAGTAGCCCCTAAGATCTTCCGCTTATTATTATTTATTCATCTATGTTGTTGCTTCTTATTGTTATTGAATGGTCCTTTGTACGCGCAGAAAGGAATAGAAGAAAAAATAGATAAGATCATTTTGAAAGCGATGACGGAAGAGGAATTCCCTGGCATGGCCGTAGCCGTTATCCAGGACAATAAGGTCCTTTTTAAGAAGACCTATGGCCTGCGCGCCCGGAGCGGCAAGGAAAAGGTGGATGAGCAAACCATTTTCAGTATTGGTTCGGTATCCAAAGCTTTTACAGCAGTAGGACTGATGCAACTGGTACAGGAAGGAAAAATAGCGTTGGAAGATCCTGTTAAGAAACACCTGAAGCAATTACCGGAAGCATGGGGCAATATCACGGTTCAACAATTTATGACGCACACCAGCGGCATACCGGATGTAAAGGGAGAAAAGGATGGATCTTCCTTTGAAGCAACGGTAAAAAAAGCCGGTAAACTACCCATGGCTTTTGCTGCGGGCAAGAAACAGCAATACAATAACTTCAACTATGCCATCCTGGGCAAACTCATGGAAGCGGTCACGGGTAAAAGCTATCTTGACTATATGACGCAATCCATATTCGCACCCCTGCAAATGAACCGTACGGGTGTGAAGCCGCGTGCATCGAATGTTGCCATGGGGCACCTGGAAAAGAAAGGTCAATGGAAAGAAGTGGTCTCTCATTTCGAGCCGGGCGATTATGGTCTGCCTTCTGGTGGCTTACAGACCACATTGAGCGATTTCATCAAATTAAGCCAGGGGATCAATGGGAATACTTTGTTGCGCCCCAAAAATACCAATGCCATGTGGGTACCGTATTCCACTAAATTGTCCAATACACCCGGCTGGCATTCCCGGATGGCTGGCGCGGCAATTGTTGTCCATAAAGGAGGCGGGGGTACAGGCATTGGCAGTGTGTGTGATTATAAGATCGTGCCATCACAAAAACTGTATGTTATCGTGATGACCAATAAGGCGGGTAATAAACTTTCACCAGCGGCCATTACGGATGATATTTTGTTCAAGTGTTTCCATATTCCTCCGGATACGAAGGGGCCTGATGCAGGGGAAGGCAATGAGCATTAG
- a CDS encoding ketopantoate reductase family protein, producing the protein MEQIYIIGAGAVGKVLAVTLALNNRKVVLLRGSVDNQGSYIENIQVTTAQHGVMEANIEVSSLSNVPVLNGLVVLTNKSFGNAGLAQALKGKTGDSPIVLLQNGLGVEQVFIDHSFPQVYRCVLFMTSQVMAENKISFKPVAVSPIGLIKGGDNQLNNIVAQLNCPQFGFRTESNIQPIIWKKAIANSVFNSICPLLDIDNGIFCRDEGVMAMASRVIKECVGIAQAKGVAITEAEVTETVLMISRLSDGQLISTLQDINHKRPTEIETLNFAMVDIAQSLQLGYTVTETKLLGELTKWKSDLHRL; encoded by the coding sequence ATGGAACAGATCTATATTATTGGTGCCGGTGCAGTGGGAAAGGTATTGGCAGTAACACTGGCACTCAACAACAGAAAGGTAGTATTGCTGCGAGGCAGTGTTGACAACCAGGGAAGCTATATAGAAAACATTCAGGTGACAACTGCGCAGCACGGGGTAATGGAGGCTAACATTGAAGTGAGCAGCTTAAGTAATGTCCCTGTATTGAATGGACTGGTGGTGCTGACCAATAAATCCTTTGGCAACGCCGGACTGGCGCAGGCATTAAAAGGTAAGACTGGCGATTCACCCATCGTACTTTTACAGAATGGCCTGGGTGTAGAACAGGTATTTATAGATCATAGTTTCCCGCAGGTATACCGTTGTGTATTGTTTATGACCAGCCAGGTAATGGCAGAAAATAAGATCAGCTTCAAACCGGTAGCGGTTTCCCCGATAGGCCTCATAAAAGGCGGAGACAATCAGCTCAACAATATAGTAGCACAACTCAACTGCCCGCAGTTTGGCTTCCGGACGGAAAGCAATATTCAACCCATCATCTGGAAAAAGGCCATTGCCAACAGTGTGTTCAATTCCATCTGTCCTTTACTGGATATTGACAATGGTATCTTTTGCCGTGATGAAGGGGTAATGGCTATGGCCAGCAGGGTGATCAAAGAATGTGTAGGTATTGCCCAGGCTAAGGGCGTGGCCATCACAGAAGCGGAAGTAACAGAAACGGTATTAATGATCAGCCGGCTGTCTGACGGGCAACTGATCTCTACGCTGCAGGATATTAACCACAAACGCCCTACGGAGATAGAAACACTGAACTTTGCTATGGTGGATATAGCGCAATCCCTACAACTGGGATATACTGTAACAGAAACTAAGTTATTGGGCGAGCTGACTAAATGGAAATCTGATCTGCACCGGTTGTAG